The Pygocentrus nattereri isolate fPygNat1 chromosome 17, fPygNat1.pri, whole genome shotgun sequence genome window below encodes:
- the LOC108411136 gene encoding uncharacterized protein LOC108411136 isoform X1, translating to MVCCGVLLEFVLFSLLSPAACAEIGNLKEIINFLQTTYGAGENQFAVAINVPAEKCSAGVTPDQNFLPDDGARKVIDAMDGTAKVYKGQRLIGAKPKPISNNPNINYHSEYLLLIQSNPPATSPDDPLMMQLLNTNPDGCVVFYTYNSPCVKTCSTPNKRYSIIPALDMFTDHKGPKAFVFGQVWKHDVNKAQWETNMRAVNGKVPLYRCNNAGCTLCVDNNDKINTQCTY from the exons ATG GTGTGTTGTGGAGTCCTGCTGGAATTTGTCCTGTTCTCCCTGCTCTCTCCAGCAGCTTGTGCTGAGATCGGAAACCTTAAAGAGATCATCAACTTCCTACAGACAAC TTATGGAGCTGGTGAAAATCAGTTTGCTGTGGCCATCAACGTTCCAGCTGAAAAGTGCTCTGCTGGTGTAACACCTGATCAGAACTTCCTCCCGGATGATGGTGCACGGAAAGTCATAGATGCCATGGATGGCACTGCTAAAGTCTACAAAGGTCAAAGGCTGATTGGCGCCAAACCAAAACCAATCTCTAATAACCCAAATATCAACTACCACTCTGAGTACCTTCTGCTGATTCAGTCTAACCCACCAGCAACATCTCCTGATGATCCACTCATGATGCAACTCCTGAACACAAACCCAGATGGCTGTGTGGTTTTCTACACCTACAACTCCCCCTGTGTGAAAACCTGCTCAACACCCAATAAGCGTTACAGCATCATCCCTGCACTCGACATGTTTACGGACCATAAAGGTCCTAAAGCGTTCGTTTTTGGCCAGGTTTGGAAACATGATGTAAACAAGGCTCAGTGGGAAACAAACATGAGGGCGGTGAATGGCAAAGTGCCGCTGTACCGCTGTAATAATGCCGGCTGTACTCTCTGTGTGGATAACAATGATAAAATTAATACTCAGTGCACCTACTAG